In Ostrea edulis chromosome 10, xbOstEdul1.1, whole genome shotgun sequence, one genomic interval encodes:
- the LOC125678020 gene encoding phospholipase B1, membrane-associated-like, whose product MLFVVICLFSLAGVQAGWYDRYVKFFNHTLPNNRTLLEKWQTHLKLWEENSSRSKRYPIPNFDCHNTHPHNGHQSANVHDLHPGDVRIIAAMGDSLTAGNGILATNIIGDFIEYRGQVWSIGGDGDLSTTITLPNILEKFGQFLWGQSYGTGGVGSSNSMLNYAHPGDVAENMPAQAVALVKRLKEDTHVRFNDDWKVVTLFIGGNDLCDYCHDQTRYSAANYIRHIRDALDILHREVPKMFVNLVEIFDIAPIAAMDGGFICNLAHNVVCDCGHDKNNAGMLKAASSAYQQELRNLVLSGRYDTRNDFTVVLQPFFKNTEPPTLGGSIDLSFFSPDCFHFSAKGQSAAALSLWNNMLEAPSYKKEEWHLYGDFHCPGTHAGHDHSFFTTYKN is encoded by the exons ATGTTGTTTGTGGTGATTTGCCTGTTTAGTCTTGCGGGTGTTCAAG CGGGTTGGTACGACAGATATGTTAAATTTTTTAACCACACTCTGCCAAACAATAGGACACTACTGGAGAAATGGCAGACTCACTTGAAGCTTTGGGAGGAAAAT TCTAGTCGCAGCAAACGGTATCCAATTCCCAACTTTGACTGTCATAACACCCACCCGCATAATGGCCATCAATCCGCTAACG TCCACGATCTGCACCCTGGGGATGTTCGCATTATCGCTGCCATGGGAGATTCTCTGACG GCTGGGAATGGAATCCTTGCCACAAACATTATTGGAGATTTCATTGAATATcgtggacaagtatggag cattggCGGTGACGGGGATCTGAGTACCACAATTACTTTACCAA ATATTCTGGAGAAATTCGGTCAGTTCCTCTGGGGCCAGTCCTACGGAACGGGGGGTGTAGGATCGTCAAACTCAATGCTTAACTATGCACATCCCGGTGACGTGGCAGA AAATATGCCCGCACAAGCTGTTGCTCTAGTAAAGAGGTTAAAAGAGGACACCCACGTCCGATTCAATGACGACTGGAAAGTCGTGACCTTGTTCATTGGAGGAAATGATCTCTGCGATTATTGTCATGATCAG aCTCGTTATTCAGCTGCGAATTACATTCGACACATTCGGGATGCTTTGGATATTTTACACCGAGAGGTTCCGAAAATGTTCGTCAACCTTgtagaaatatttgatattgcTCCAATTGCTGCAATGGATGGCGGCTTTATATGCAACCTTGCACACAA CGTCGTGTGTGACTGTGGACATGACAAAAATAATGCTGGAATGTTAAAAGCTGCATCATCGGCGTATCAACAGGAACTACGCAATTTAGTATTGTCAGGACGATATGACACACGGAATGATTTTACTGTCGTTTTACAACCATTCTTCAAGAACACGGAACCACCAACACTG GGAGGCAGTATTGATCTGAGCTTCTTCTCCCCGGACTGTTTCCACTTCAGCGCTAAAGGCCAGTCTGCAGCGGCTCTGTCCCTATGGAATAACATG TTGGAAGCACCCTCATACAAAAAAGAAGAATGGCATTTATATGGAGATTTCCACTGCCCAGGAACTCAT GCTGGACATGACCATTCGTTCTTTACAACATATAAGAATTAa
- the LOC125678023 gene encoding serine protease inhibitor Cvsi-2-like: MRVAVVLLVLCIVYHTSAETCSSNGDCTNTVCDSTHDLECHNGQCTCVNHVSSCSSASDCSGNCRFFGRHGKWHCVDAKCRCFLV, from the exons ATGAGGGTCGCTGTTGTCCTATTGGTTTTGTGCATCgttt ATCATACATCAGCTGAAACATGTTCATCTAACGGAGATTGCACCAACACAGTGTGTGACAGTACACACGATCTGGAATGTCACAATGGACAATGCACGTGTGTAAACCATGTCAGTT cTTGCTCATCCGCATCTGATTGCTCCGGAAATTGTCGCTTCTTTGGCCGCCATGGAAAATGGCATTGTGTTGATGCTAAGTGCCGATGCTTCCTCGTTTAA